A window of Phytoactinopolyspora mesophila contains these coding sequences:
- a CDS encoding MBL fold metallo-hydrolase gives MTHELCVIGCSACAPTTLGPASGYLVRVEQTTLLVDCGPGVIGRLASSGDLADVDAVLVTHEHLDHCGDLMTLAFRRAFPQRLEPIPLYGPAALARVIEGFDQVFGIPTLPELRTPLNDQLPFTPIDLGAGLSIGDIRVETLGAAHPVPTLSLRFPDLDLVYTSDTGLTEELVEFTAGTSTLLAEATYVNEEGRDFTAHGHMGGAEAGELAARAGVELLVLTHLSDPDDEQPTCDAARSRFTGSIEFARPGMRLGRAGSRARVMARED, from the coding sequence CATGAGCTCTGTGTGATCGGCTGCAGCGCCTGCGCCCCGACAACCCTCGGCCCCGCGTCCGGATACCTCGTCCGAGTCGAGCAGACGACGCTCCTCGTCGATTGCGGCCCAGGTGTGATCGGACGGCTGGCCAGCTCCGGGGATCTGGCGGACGTCGATGCTGTCCTGGTCACCCATGAGCATCTCGATCATTGCGGAGATCTGATGACCCTCGCCTTCCGGCGGGCCTTTCCGCAGCGTCTCGAACCGATCCCGTTGTACGGGCCGGCGGCGCTGGCCCGCGTCATCGAGGGTTTCGATCAGGTCTTCGGCATCCCTACCCTGCCGGAGTTGCGCACGCCATTGAATGACCAGCTCCCCTTCACCCCGATCGACCTCGGCGCAGGCCTGTCGATCGGTGACATCCGGGTTGAGACCCTAGGCGCGGCACACCCCGTCCCCACTCTGTCGCTTCGTTTCCCCGACCTCGATCTCGTGTACACCTCCGATACGGGCCTGACAGAGGAGCTGGTGGAGTTCACCGCGGGTACGTCAACACTGCTCGCCGAGGCGACATACGTGAACGAGGAAGGACGTGACTTCACCGCCCACGGGCACATGGGCGGCGCCGAGGCGGGCGAGCTCGCGGCACGGGCCGGGGTCGAGCTGCTGGTCCTGACCCACTTGTCGGATCCCGACGACGAACAACCGACGTGTGACGCCGCCCGGAGCCGGTTCACCGGCTCCATCGAGTTCGCGCGCCCAGGCATGCGGCTGGGTCGAGCCGGCTCACGGGCGCGGGTGATGGCCCGGGAAGACTGA
- a CDS encoding FadR/GntR family transcriptional regulator, which produces MLHADVLDTIGPQIVDGTWPEGHVLTLDWIQESFGVSRTVARETMRVLEWTGLVTSSRRVGITVLAQTSWNVFDPRVIWWRLSGQGRDQQLRSLTELRVAIEPVAASAAARHASTAERERAVALAMAMREQGDAGHLEEFLELDVEFHTLLLRASGNEMFNALGDVVAAVLRGRTQLGLMPQYPDPASTKLHEDVARSVAQGDGAAAESAMRDILAEVHAAMIEVWGS; this is translated from the coding sequence ATGCTCCACGCGGATGTCCTCGATACCATCGGCCCGCAGATCGTCGATGGAACATGGCCGGAAGGTCATGTGCTCACGCTGGACTGGATCCAGGAATCGTTCGGTGTCTCCCGCACCGTCGCGCGCGAGACCATGCGTGTGCTCGAATGGACCGGGCTGGTCACGTCCAGCCGCCGGGTCGGCATCACGGTGCTGGCGCAGACGTCGTGGAACGTCTTCGATCCACGAGTCATCTGGTGGCGACTCTCCGGTCAGGGTCGAGATCAGCAGCTGCGTTCGCTGACCGAGCTGCGGGTGGCGATCGAACCCGTGGCCGCCAGCGCCGCGGCCCGCCATGCTTCCACTGCCGAACGCGAACGGGCCGTCGCGCTCGCCATGGCTATGCGTGAGCAGGGCGATGCCGGCCATCTCGAAGAATTCCTCGAGCTGGACGTCGAATTCCACACTCTCCTGCTTCGGGCGAGCGGTAATGAGATGTTCAACGCCCTCGGTGACGTGGTCGCCGCGGTCCTGCGCGGCCGGACCCAACTGGGGCTGATGCCCCAGTACCCTGACCCCGCATCGACGAAGCTGCACGAGGACGTCGCCCGCTCGGTGGCGCAGGGCGACGGAGCGGCAGCCGAGAGCGCTATGCGCGACATCCTCGCCGAAGTCCACGCCGCGATGATCGAAGTGTGGGGAAGTTGA
- a CDS encoding UvrD-helicase domain-containing protein: MRFYADLHIHSKYSRACSKDCDLEHLTWWAKRKGIGLVGTGDVTHPAWFAHLQENLVVAEPGVFRLRPELEREIDRDLPPSCVTDVRFMLSAEISTIYKRAERTRKVHHLVYLPDFDSAAEFNRRLAAIGNIGSDGRPILGLDSRDLLEIALESSPDAYLVPAHIWTPWFSVLGSKAGFDAVEDCYLDLADHIFALETGLSADPEMIWRVSALDRYTLVSNSDAHSPPILGREASVFDTEMDYYSVRAALETGEGYAGSVEFFPEEGKYHHDGHRKCQVRLSPAETRRLGGLCPECGKALTVGVLSRVEELADRPAGVRPDGAAGFRSLIPLPEIMGELLGVGSKSKKVRREIAGLTAVHGPELAILADVALDDLETASPQLAEAVRRLRQGEVIREAGYDGEYGTIRLFDPAELRTVRNWQAPALFDDAPIRAEPNRPRRSAPAGTPAQPTLEVLSEPGAEVGAERDTQEISDTTPALLAGLDPDQRAAAAVRSGPLLIIAGPGTGKTRTLTHRIAYMVNDHQVPPEQCLAITFTRKAAAEMSERLGRLIGERADDVTVTTFHAFGLSVLRAEHARVGLTASFGIADDERRLAVLADVLGDAAAARGMVSELSRVRRSPQPVDPEVTKALDAYLTKLRELNLVDFDDLVALPVDLLESDPALSAEFRARYSWICVDEYQDVDALQYRLLRMLAPAGGNVTAIGDPDQAIYRFRGADVGFFLRFEQDFPSAEVVHLTRNYRSGPHILSGAMQVVRPSTLVPDRVLSAAGGHADPARIGVYPAASDRTEAAFVSRTIDQLLGGTSLHSRDSGRVDDDGEDQIGFGDIAVLYRTSGQAGAVMDALTRAGYPFQRHSHDRLVERPGVRTLLDELTYATEARTAPDVYTALQSVAEVTSQRVSRLNRTERTSELYVAVDLLTPLAVECGDDLERFRRELLLGAEVDALDPRADRISLLTLHAAKGLEFPVVFMVGCENGLLPLRWPGEEPDDEQLAEERRLFFVGMTRAQRLLYLSHAAQRIWRGQLRENGPSPFLRALNSSIVERIDAETANRRQRAQQLTLM, from the coding sequence GTGCGCTTCTACGCCGACCTGCACATCCATTCAAAGTACTCCAGGGCTTGTAGCAAGGATTGTGACCTCGAACATCTGACCTGGTGGGCCAAGCGGAAAGGCATCGGCTTGGTCGGCACCGGCGATGTCACTCACCCCGCGTGGTTCGCTCATCTCCAGGAGAACCTGGTGGTCGCGGAGCCCGGGGTCTTCCGCCTCCGTCCGGAGCTCGAGCGGGAGATCGACCGCGATCTGCCGCCCAGTTGCGTGACCGATGTCCGGTTCATGCTGTCGGCGGAGATCTCGACCATCTACAAACGTGCCGAGCGCACTCGCAAGGTTCACCATCTCGTGTACTTGCCGGACTTCGACTCCGCGGCGGAGTTCAACCGCCGGCTCGCGGCCATCGGCAACATCGGATCCGACGGGCGGCCGATTCTCGGACTCGACTCCCGGGATCTGCTGGAGATCGCGCTCGAATCCAGCCCGGACGCCTACCTGGTCCCGGCCCACATCTGGACGCCGTGGTTCTCGGTGCTGGGGTCCAAGGCCGGATTCGATGCCGTCGAAGACTGCTACCTGGACCTGGCTGATCACATCTTCGCGCTGGAGACCGGCCTGTCGGCCGACCCGGAGATGATCTGGCGGGTGTCCGCACTGGACCGTTACACATTGGTCAGCAACTCCGATGCACACTCGCCGCCCATCCTCGGCAGGGAAGCCAGTGTGTTCGACACCGAGATGGACTACTACTCGGTACGCGCCGCCCTCGAGACAGGTGAGGGCTACGCCGGCTCCGTCGAGTTCTTCCCCGAAGAGGGCAAGTACCACCACGACGGACACCGGAAATGTCAGGTCCGGTTGTCTCCGGCCGAGACGCGGCGCCTCGGGGGACTGTGCCCTGAATGTGGCAAAGCACTCACCGTCGGCGTGCTCAGCCGGGTCGAGGAACTTGCGGATCGTCCCGCTGGTGTCCGGCCGGACGGCGCGGCCGGTTTCCGGAGCTTGATCCCGTTGCCCGAGATCATGGGTGAGCTGCTGGGTGTCGGGTCCAAGAGCAAGAAAGTCCGTCGTGAGATCGCCGGGCTGACTGCCGTGCACGGGCCCGAACTCGCCATCCTCGCCGACGTTGCGCTCGATGACCTCGAGACCGCGTCGCCCCAGCTAGCGGAGGCCGTCCGGAGGCTTCGGCAGGGTGAGGTGATCCGCGAGGCGGGCTACGACGGTGAGTATGGAACCATCCGTCTCTTCGATCCGGCCGAGCTTCGCACTGTGCGCAATTGGCAGGCGCCTGCCCTGTTCGACGACGCCCCGATCCGAGCCGAACCGAACCGTCCGCGCCGGAGTGCGCCGGCCGGGACACCGGCTCAGCCCACGCTCGAGGTCCTGTCCGAGCCCGGCGCCGAGGTGGGCGCCGAGCGGGACACGCAGGAGATCAGCGACACCACGCCGGCGTTGCTGGCCGGGCTCGATCCGGATCAGCGCGCCGCGGCGGCGGTCCGTAGCGGCCCATTGCTGATCATCGCGGGTCCGGGGACGGGGAAGACCCGCACGCTGACGCACCGGATCGCCTACATGGTCAACGACCATCAGGTACCACCTGAACAGTGCCTGGCCATCACTTTCACCCGCAAAGCCGCGGCTGAGATGTCCGAGCGTCTAGGGCGGCTCATCGGGGAACGCGCTGACGACGTTACCGTGACGACGTTTCATGCCTTCGGCCTGAGTGTGCTGCGCGCCGAGCACGCCCGGGTGGGCCTGACCGCGAGTTTCGGCATAGCCGACGACGAACGCCGCCTGGCTGTGCTTGCCGACGTGCTCGGCGATGCGGCGGCGGCGAGGGGCATGGTGTCGGAACTCTCGCGGGTCCGGCGCAGCCCACAGCCGGTCGATCCAGAGGTCACCAAGGCTCTCGATGCCTACCTGACCAAGCTGCGGGAACTGAACTTGGTCGACTTCGACGATCTGGTGGCCCTCCCGGTTGATCTGCTCGAATCCGATCCCGCCCTCAGCGCGGAATTCCGGGCGCGTTACTCATGGATCTGTGTCGACGAGTACCAGGATGTCGACGCGTTGCAGTACCGGTTGCTGAGGATGCTCGCACCGGCCGGCGGCAACGTGACCGCTATCGGCGATCCGGACCAGGCCATCTACCGTTTTCGTGGCGCCGACGTCGGCTTCTTCCTCCGCTTCGAGCAGGATTTTCCTTCGGCGGAAGTTGTGCACCTCACTCGAAACTACCGGTCCGGCCCGCACATCCTGAGCGGTGCGATGCAGGTGGTGCGCCCGTCGACTCTGGTTCCGGATCGGGTGCTCAGCGCGGCTGGTGGCCACGCCGACCCGGCCAGGATCGGGGTCTACCCTGCCGCCAGCGATCGTACGGAGGCCGCGTTCGTCTCCCGCACGATCGATCAGCTACTGGGTGGCACGTCGTTGCATTCGCGCGACAGCGGCCGGGTCGACGACGACGGCGAGGACCAGATCGGCTTCGGTGACATCGCCGTTCTCTACCGCACGTCCGGGCAAGCCGGCGCCGTCATGGACGCCCTGACCAGAGCCGGGTATCCGTTCCAGCGGCATTCCCACGACCGCCTGGTCGAGCGGCCGGGCGTGCGGACACTACTCGACGAGCTGACCTACGCCACTGAGGCGAGAACGGCACCTGACGTCTACACGGCGCTGCAGAGTGTCGCGGAAGTGACGTCGCAGCGGGTTTCCCGCCTGAACCGGACCGAGCGGACGTCGGAGTTGTACGTGGCGGTTGACCTACTGACCCCGCTCGCCGTGGAATGCGGCGATGACCTCGAACGATTCCGGAGAGAACTGCTGCTCGGCGCCGAGGTGGACGCTCTAGATCCTCGGGCGGACCGAATCTCGCTGCTCACCCTGCACGCTGCCAAGGGACTGGAGTTCCCGGTGGTCTTCATGGTGGGGTGCGAGAACGGATTGCTGCCGCTGCGCTGGCCGGGTGAGGAACCCGACGACGAACAGCTGGCGGAGGAACGCAGGCTCTTCTTCGTCGGCATGACCCGGGCGCAACGGCTGCTCTATCTCTCCCACGCCGCTCAGCGCATCTGGCGTGGCCAGCTGCGGGAGAACGGCCCGTCCCCGTTCCTGCGGGCATTGAACAGCTCGATCGTCGAGCGCATCGACGCCGAAACCGCGAATCGCCGGCAGCGCGCTCAGCAGCTGACCCTGATGTGA